One Microscilla marina ATCC 23134 DNA window includes the following coding sequences:
- a CDS encoding leucine-rich repeat domain-containing protein, whose protein sequence is MEDHNKKILSLLKTKDAHNIALAFQLCLGKNGEYNEKVTKELRKYPISCIKNNVEMEFIKQVDAIEIYDNELYFLKPGNNKNTKPLSTADGHSLKIMVNPFPPELFAFTGLKSLFLIQRQITHIPPEIEQLKSLEVLNLSDNSIETVPPEIGNLDQLQNLDLSYNKIKSLPEEMAKLTELSELNLRSNKLYSDDLSVSGALQKLKVLDIAYNEVQFLPFQLKLKKLKKVIVSGNPMSPKEVEFIRQLSGKCKIIDEDEFFL, encoded by the coding sequence ATGGAAGATCATAACAAAAAGATATTATCTCTTTTGAAAACTAAAGATGCTCATAACATAGCACTTGCTTTTCAATTGTGTTTGGGGAAAAATGGAGAGTACAATGAAAAAGTGACCAAGGAGTTAAGAAAATATCCTATTTCTTGCATTAAGAATAATGTAGAAATGGAGTTTATTAAGCAAGTAGACGCGATTGAAATATATGACAATGAGCTGTATTTTTTAAAGCCTGGCAACAATAAAAACACAAAGCCATTGTCTACTGCCGATGGTCATTCATTAAAAATAATGGTGAATCCGTTTCCACCAGAGTTGTTCGCTTTTACAGGTTTGAAGTCTTTGTTTTTGATTCAACGACAAATTACGCATATACCTCCCGAAATAGAGCAGTTAAAGAGTTTGGAAGTACTTAATTTAAGTGATAATAGTATAGAAACAGTCCCACCAGAGATAGGGAACTTAGACCAGCTACAAAACCTTGATCTAAGTTATAATAAAATAAAATCGTTGCCTGAAGAAATGGCTAAGTTAACTGAGTTGTCAGAGTTAAACCTGCGTAGTAATAAGTTGTATAGTGATGACCTTAGTGTATCAGGGGCGCTTCAAAAACTGAAAGTGTTGGATATAGCTTATAATGAGGTACAGTTTCTACCTTTTCAGCTAAAGCTAAAAAAACTAAAAAAGGTGATTGTGTCAGGTAATCCTATGTCACCCAAGGAAGTAGAATTTATTCGCCAACTTTCGGGGAAGTGTAAGATAATAGACGAAGATGAGTTTTTTTTATAA
- a CDS encoding WGR domain-containing protein — protein MSNENDNATDNNLRTAKLIMVTANNNNKYYEMQENGDGTFTVSYGRVGGRATTRSYSMREWDQKYREKTRKGYADQTHLFAESKEEIKLADIDDKGVEKLVNLLTKYAKKSIGDNYNVTADQVTRKQVDEAQEILDKIVGMVEKKSKDIKVKLKLEDLNRNLLNLYQIIPRKMSNVNDHLFTGASTQDDVETMEKKMAEEQATLDVMRGQVDINEKTKVAAEEENTNEINLLEAMGLEMATVTDEAVISKIKDLMQDEAHKFHKAFEVTNIKTQNWYDDFKKTAKDQKTELFWHGSRNENWMSILENGLVLRPANAVITGKMFGYGLYFADKFRKSLNYTSLRGSYWTGGTAKDGFLALYEVHVGNQYHLKKHQSWCYELSEKNLKKKGDYDSLFAEGGADLRNNEYIIYNHSQCTVKYLVQVK, from the coding sequence ATGAGCAACGAAAACGACAACGCGACTGACAACAACCTTCGCACGGCAAAACTAATCATGGTGACTGCCAACAACAACAACAAGTATTATGAAATGCAAGAAAACGGTGATGGCACCTTTACAGTAAGCTATGGCAGGGTAGGTGGACGTGCTACTACCCGAAGCTATTCAATGCGGGAGTGGGACCAGAAGTACCGCGAAAAAACCCGCAAGGGCTACGCTGATCAAACCCACTTATTTGCCGAAAGCAAAGAGGAAATAAAACTGGCTGACATTGACGATAAGGGAGTAGAAAAGCTTGTTAATCTATTGACCAAATATGCCAAAAAATCTATTGGCGACAACTATAATGTAACTGCCGACCAGGTAACCCGCAAACAAGTGGATGAGGCGCAAGAGATTTTGGACAAGATTGTAGGGATGGTAGAAAAGAAAAGTAAGGATATAAAAGTCAAGCTTAAGCTGGAAGATCTTAACCGTAACTTGTTGAATTTGTACCAGATTATCCCTCGTAAAATGTCTAATGTAAACGACCATTTGTTTACTGGTGCATCTACTCAAGACGATGTGGAAACCATGGAAAAGAAAATGGCAGAAGAACAGGCGACACTTGATGTAATGCGTGGACAGGTAGACATTAATGAAAAAACCAAAGTAGCTGCTGAGGAGGAGAACACCAACGAAATAAACTTGTTGGAGGCAATGGGGCTGGAAATGGCTACGGTGACCGATGAGGCGGTAATTAGTAAAATCAAGGACTTGATGCAAGACGAAGCGCATAAGTTCCACAAGGCATTTGAGGTAACTAATATCAAGACGCAGAATTGGTACGACGACTTTAAAAAGACAGCTAAAGATCAGAAAACTGAGCTTTTTTGGCACGGGAGCCGTAACGAAAACTGGATGTCCATTCTGGAAAACGGTCTGGTGCTACGCCCCGCCAATGCGGTAATCACCGGAAAAATGTTTGGGTACGGTTTGTATTTTGCTGATAAGTTTCGTAAATCACTGAACTACACCTCTTTGCGTGGTTCTTACTGGACAGGAGGCACGGCAAAAGATGGTTTTCTTGCCTTATACGAGGTGCACGTAGGCAACCAATACCACCTCAAAAAACACCAATCGTGGTGTTATGAATTGAGCGAGAAAAACCTCAAGAAAAAAGGGGATTATGATTCTCTGTTTGCCGAAGGCGGCGCCGATTTACGCAACAATGAGTACATCATTTATAATCACTCGCAGTGTACGGTCAAGTACTTGGTACAGGTGAAGTAG